tcttcttctttttttttttgtggtcagcaAATATCATTTTGTAATATGGTGTAGTCTTTGTAGATCTGTCCCCAtactgacaccaccttgaaaatgaaacttcaCTGAACGTCTTTGAACATGGTATAACAGATGTACGGGGGTATGCGTGGAATCCGAGCCCTGGTGACAGAAACTTCAGTTCTGGATCCTGATGAAGGAATCCGTTTCCGTGGCTACAGTATTCCAGAATGCCAGAAATTGTTGCCCAAGGCAAATGGAGGAGAGGAACCATTGCCAGAGGGGCTGTTCTGGTTGCTGGTTACTGGGGAAGTGCCAACGAAGGAGCAGGTTGATGCCATCAGCAAGGTGATTTACTGATTTATGtgttatctatgtgtgtatgtgtggtaaactttaactttggCATTTGTATGGGAACCACTGTCTCTGGACACCAAACTTGAGATGATTAAATTGATGTTTTTCCAGTCAACTCCTTCAGAAAAAACTACACAGTACAACAAAAATCCCTGTTCTGCAATTAATCTTTCAGCCAGTGAATTAATATAAAATAAATGGAATTTTCTGATTAGATACATTGTAAAGGCACagttttacatacatacatacatatacactgccATGTGACGCTGCATGCGAATACCCAGCTAAAGTTGCAGCAAGCTATTCTTAGCAATGCACTAAAACATCATCAGGGTCAAAAATACACAAATGTAGATTTTTACAAATGTCACATCTTTGAAGTCTGATCTTTGTGTTGGTAAGTATTTTAGCATAAAACTGCCCAGGTGCATGTGctgttggtactgctgcacaCATTCATCACTTAGTTGCAATGTTCGGTGCATTTGATTTCAGCCATTTCTGAAATTTCATCAGCCGATGATGTGGCAACACGCTTTATGACTGCAGTTAATAAATGTTATTTTAATTTGGGATCTAAAGCCGAAGTTCAAAAGTTTCATCACCATTATGGgatatattttttgttcaaatacaaATGAGgcctttgtctctcatttgaacATTTATTGTCGCTGTGGGCTGCTCTCTAGTGGcatgacatcactcctccactcaccATTGTTGACTTTGTTTGAGTACAGTAAGGAAATATGAATTTCTTGTGCTTTTTTCATATAGAAATTTATAgtttacttaattctgaatctCTTGACGCCACTTACATGTTCAAGATCATTCTTGTACTGAGGTTATAACAGGGTTCCCACAGGTTGGGAATGGTTGGGAAAAACGGATGGTCCTTCTCCCAGTTGCGAAAGTTTGGGGAaaatagcatttggtgtctgtgGGTTGGGAAGGTTTGGGAAAATTGAACAAGCATCTTCAAAAACTCAAACAAGCATCTTCAAAACCAAAGACAtagaaaaccaaacaacaaaggcAGTTAGCCTTCAGCTAGCCTACTATTGTACTAAACATTATAGTTAGTAGGCCTAGGCCCTGACACCTCTTGTCTgcaagggggttggagggggtctgggggggagaTGTGCATCAAATGTGATATGTCGTATTAGGAGATAATTCTGAATGCTGAAGGGTTTCTGATTAGATGTTTGTGTGAAgttgtaaaagaaacaaaacttgaTTTTCAGTTTGTCCGACAATGATGAACCCACTCGTGATTGTAGGTTTTATCCCTTTATtttctacacagatggctctttttctttcttcttctttttttttcctcatgtttgaaatatttttattgattcagtttgtttgtttttttaattttttttttttacaatgcacaGACTTTAATATACTAAACAGtaaagacacagatatacacaggttttgtttttttgttgttttttttaaaagggaaatcagacatttccgtcatcagggatgactggtaTATACAGACAGTTCATTTGTTAGGGCcaggaaaaaaaactaaaacaaaatgcattcagAAAATGAAACTTTTAGGATTGATTGTCATGTTGGATTGACATgcaagtacacatgcacacacgtacacaagcacgcacgtatgcacgcatacacacacacacacacacacacacatgcatacacacacatggatactgACATACATTTGACTTCGTTAAGGCTAATTTTGGCAATGAAAATAATGCAGAAGAAATAATGAAATTCATATAAATCATGAAAGGCATGATTTTGGGATGCACAAGTCTGAAGAATACATATGGAGATGTAATTTTTAATTTATGAGTGATATAGCATGTGTGACACTGTGATCTCCATTGGACAAGCTGATGATGTTGCAGGAATGAAATAGCATGTGTGTTAGTGTACTGTGTAGGGTAAGGTGATCAAATTCTGACTGATTTTTCATGGATCTAACCCCGACAGCTTTACACAGTCACCTTCTTCCCATGATCAGCAATGCCAATCAATTCATGGCAGCAGCCCGGGGAATCCTTCAGTTCGCCAATGGAATAAACTGATCATTTTGACCAATGATAACATCATGGGAACCCGACCTGTGACATGTAGTGGCGCAAAAAGCACCTTATGTGTGTGCGACTGACTTGACGACAGTTTTAGCACCAAATCGCTGTGAAGTTAATACACTGGTTTGGCAAGTATCGCATTACCATGTAAGAAACAGTTGATTCACTAGCTTTGTCTCACATACCTATGAATAGAACATGAGTCTGGGAAGTGAttactgtaaagttcggtctataagccacaactttttctcccagcttcaacctctgcggcttatacaatgatgcagcttatttgaggattttaacgatcctgggagtgtcacgttctcgtctattcttggctgcccttcaactcaccaaaatcatgatttctgtccatgaacttttggatgagcttcagattGGTGTGGTAACTTcacgttttaaaaatcaaatccgcacacattaaaaccttcagatcagcattcagttctactctgctcaagcgcacaccctcatcatgctgaaaaTGCGACATAATGCCTATGATGTGATAGACCTAGCAGACAACAGTGCAAGTGACGTACCAGCAGCGTCCTCTaccttgcgttcatgttcatcaagtgaaagtgaggatgaagtcagtgacaagacggcggaggaagctgtgttggttctcttcaacttggacactgaagatgaagatttcagttgattcagtgagcaggacgacgttgaataaatgtgactatccctaaattatggatcttattttcgttgtgtgtgttttttgttgtggttttttttttgtgtgtgtgtgtttgtgtgtggcacaAGTAGTATTTTCgcttccttttctttgtgtttatttcataacctacagcattgacagcttttctgtagtatcggtaTATGTTCCAGTACCGGTAATAAGtgtggcttataagccagtgtggcttatgtgtgtatgaagttcaatttttttcaaaatttagtgggtgcagcttatataccagtgcgctcaattgATCGAACTTTATGGTATGTTATATTTCAGCTGGTTGCAATGCTATTTTTGTCCAAGCAGTGACAGACAAAATCGGTCAAGTTTAGATCCATTATTTCAATTGGAGGATCTAATCCCGACCAGTTCAGATATGACGTGGACTTACTTATGTATGCgcgcaagtgcgcgcgcgcgtgtgtgtttgtgtgtgtgttttgtttccagtgAATATATCCCCTTTcatggccatatatatatatatatatatatatatatatatatatatatataatgatatagggatgatacacacacacacatacatatatatttatgtgtgtgtgtgtgtgtatcattcctGTACCAATTCTTACACACTgcagaacacacgcacgcgcgcacgcatgcacgcacgtttaCAACAGGGGAGTGGAACAACCTACCTGGCGGTGATATCACGTGAACTTGCTTCAGGCAAACTGTTCAGAGCCAACACCACTTGACCCACTCCTGTGTGGAACCCCCACTAACCCCGTCCCCGTTGCAGTTACAGTCAATTTCAGCCCCAGCAACGTACATATCCAGATGCAGATGCATGTATTCAGAACTCTGGTCGGCATTAGATCAACATGGTCAGGTCTAGATCAGGCTGTTCGGATTTAGATCAGGCACACCAATGTTTTTAATAGCTTCTGCAGAACTAAAAATAGGACACAAAAACATGACAGACATTGTATTCAGTCATAGTCTGTGAACCAAATTGATACGCTGTCAGTTGACAGTAATGCCTTGAGAACCAAAATAAGTGTCTAAATCAGTTGGGTTTGGATCCACCCAGTCGGATTTGGATTAAGcacaccagcttttttttttaacagtttctgCAGAACTAAAAATAGCACATAGAAACACGAAAGGTGTTGTATTTGATCACAGGCAGTCTTACAAAAGTTACTGACTGCGCGAATCAAACAGGTATGCTGTTAGTCTACAGTAATGCCTTGAGAACTAAAGAAGGTGACTGAACCGGTCAGAATTAGATCACTTTACCCTAATCATTGAACACGTTGATGTTGTTTTAGGAATGGAATGAGCGTGCCGCCCTGCCCAACCATGTGATCACCATGCTGAACAACTTCCCCAGCAACCTGCATCCCATGTCTCAGTTCAGTGCTGCAATCACTGCCCTCAACTCAGAGAGCAAGTTCGCTAAGGCTTACGCTGACGGTGTCCACAAGTCAAAATACTGGGAGGTGAGAGAGCTGCTTATTTTCATTGAACTGATAGTGGTTTCGTGATCTTTGTTGTTTTATAGACTTATGAtattttacagttgggccaacagcaaagtgagggctgtattatcagtggtttttcaattgcagtgggaaattatttacagcttagtcttttgtgaaggactatgactcttaaactaggaggcaaaattgcactggttgttagtgctgcagccttggggattagttggcctttgggaaccatcccagtgcgaACTGTCCTAAAACCACCTTGGCCAagagattggggatgtaactttggcaagacattttccactatgatcaaattctagcccagattgtcgtgACAGCAGTTACCTCGTCTGCTGCTcttatggtcatagtcgaacacgactgactatcacacatacatacaatgataaGATATGGATGctgatatagtgcctatcctcggttcgtaattttaggaaaaaaatttccttttacaaacacagggtcgtttgcacaataggctgtctacctgggtagagccaactgatggcttcCATTGAGCGTTTATCATTtgtgtcctgtgtcattcagtcagattttaggcatgcacacatacacacttaggctgacatgtaatattttatgtgCATGCCTGTTTTGCTTATGTATCCTGCCATGAAGGcaaccatactcagttttcagggtgtgcatgctgagtatgttgtttccataacccaccgaatgctgacatggattacaggatctttaatggaCGAATTTTATCTTCTGTGGCATATACACACAACAGGGATTTAGGCACAAACATATAGATCATATTTAAGTGACTATGAACAACATAATGTTTCAAAAGTATTATTTTCCATGAAAGCTgcaaaagaaaacagtaaaatCAACCGGAACAAACATTTCCCGAGCCTCTCTAACTGATATCTTTGGGAATAGAttgatttgatgttgttttttttatttcagctCACAGAGTATGTGCACACCTGTTGTTGAATTAACACGTTTATCCAACAGTTTTGTTTGAAAGCATTTATTGTTCTCATAAAATACAAGTTagcttttttaaagaaaaagaaaagttttagaAAGTACTTTATTTGTACTCTACTTCTGCATAAATGAGAAACATGCATTGTTTGATTTTCTTGAGCAGTGCAGATATCTATAGctgcatctatctatatatatatgtatatgtgtgtgtgtgttcatttccatTCATGTTGTGAAGGAGTCATAACAGCCCTTAACATTCTCCTGAATGTTAGTACTCCTTTCAGTTCACATTTTACAGTGAATATTGGCATCAGGGTTTATTTGTTAGTGGCAGTAAACTTGGACAAGAAATAGGTAAAAtgttctgatttttgttttaaaaaaaaaccccactgttcTCACTGGAACTGCAGGTATGCACTCTTGCATGTTCCAAAATGATGGTCTGTAATTTTATGTTAACTTGTAAATAGTTTTGAAAATACTTTCAAATTGTCTTCAGTGAACCTTTAAATAATGCAACATTATGTATTTTGAGCAAGATAAAGCTTACCTCTTATGAGTCTGTTTGAtacactctgtttctgtcacatgTATCAATTTAAAATCCTTGATGTATTTCTACCAGTTAGTATATGAAGATTCCATGGACCTGATCGCCAAGCTGCCAACTGTGGCTGCCATCATTTACTGTAACCTGTACCGTGAGGGCAAAGTCCCTTGCCCCATCGACACTTCCAAAGACTGGAGCTGGAACTTCACCACCATGCTGGGCTATGAAGAGCCTGATTTCACGGAGCTCATGCGTCTTTACCTCACCATCCACAGGTGGGCTTGTCAACAGTCTTACTGCTTGTCAGCTGTCTTACAGTTTGTCAAGTCTTTCAGCTTGTCAACAGTCATAGCTTGTTACAGATCATCAGTTCTTTCAGCTTGTCAAGTCTTGTAGCTTGTCAGCAGTCTTAGCTTGTCAAGTCTTTGAGCTTGAGGACAGACTTACAGATTTTTTTAAGTCTTACAGTGCCCTCGAAAACTGCTAAACACTACATCGTGATACATTTTGCCTATGCAGTAAGATTGGGCATGTGGGAAtcaattgatacacacacacacacacacacacacacacacacacacacacactctgatacaAATGCCTGAATGGTAAAGTTGTAGTATTGAAGGCTTTTGGCAGTTTTCATCTTGGAAAGTGGATGACATATTATCATTATGGTATTCTCTTTTTCTGCTAGTTCCTGTATTGTAAGTGTtgtggatgtggctgtgtgtcagtGACCACGAAGGAGGGAACGTGAGTGCCCACACCTGTCATCTGGTGGGCAGTGCTCTGTCCGATCCCTACCTGTCTTTTGCTGCTGGTATGAATGGCTTGGCTGGACCTCTGCATGGGCTGGCTAACCAGGTGTGTGCTACTTTCTTAGTTCTTTGTGTATCTAAAGCATTGAAGGCTTCTTTCAGCATTGTAGGCTTCAATGTCAAAAGTGCATGATGTTAAATttgattctctttttcttttgttatccacAGTGCTTACTTTTCTAACAGTATTTACTTTACTTActctacatatgtatgtgtgtgtgtccacacactatgtatgtgtgcatatgagaGCAGTATATCTGTTTTTGGAATACATGTGTGCCTAGAGTATTACGATTTACTTACTAAATGCATTTCTTTGAAATCTCTGTGTTTTTCACActctgtgttcagtttgtgtgtgtgtgttaaaaagcaAGAATGAGGACAAAATATTGAAGGCACTCTGGCATACCAAGTCCACTTGCATGTCTATCTCTGAGATAAGAAAACATTTCTGCCTATCAGTATCTTCTACCATGCATTTCAGGGATTTGACACTAGGATTTTCCACATGGAAGTCCAGTGCCTTTGCGCTTGACATTAACCAACAGTCAGTATTTGTttactgtttttccattttagaATTCTTTTGTCATCTTTCTTGCTTTTTATGTTTTGCATAATTTCTCTTCTGTCTTGTGAAAAGGATGAGTTGTTGGTCAACTAGTATCATTTGAAGTCTTGTTTGAGAAGAAAATTGTTTCATTTTAAAAGTCTTTGTCATCTAATTCTTCATGCTTTTTTATGTTTTgcatcatttgttttcttttgccttGTGAAAAGGATGGCTAATTTTGGTAAACTCATGTCATTTGAAGTCTTGTTTGAGAAGAAAATAATATATTCATGTACCAGTTAGTGATGAAAGAATGACGTTTGTTAACAGTAAAGAGCATCATTTCTGCAGGGGGGAAAAACCCACTGTATTGAGATTATTTTCCTCTGATTTTTATCCATACCATTGAAGGAAATATACCCCCTTtcatgaaagaaacaaataagacAGTGTTTCAGTAGTAGTACTTTATGGCAGTTGCTGAAAGTGTGGGAGGTCAGGATGGCGTTTCTGGACCATTTCATGCCCATAAAACACAGGAATACAGTATAgcagattgtttttctttttcaattcaaGCACAGTGCAGATATGCACATCTGTACGGGACAAAAAGTGCAAATAGAAACCAGAGGTATGTTTCCTGTCATTTTGGAAATCAACACCAAAAATTGCAGTGGAGACCACAATTTTTATACAGCCTACTTCAAGACTTGAAACATTTAATTGGCTTCAAATAGAATTTTGTATGTGCAAAGGGTATGAAAATGACATTAAATTATCAGACACTCATctaaaaaccacaaaaaatcaTGGCAGCTCATGCAAGTTGTTGCTGAAGGCACTCTTTACAATTTAGGAAATTGAATTTACATTCAACATGTGATCCTttaacccacccctcccccacacatccacccttgATAATGTAAAAGGGGCAGTGTATTCATATGTGGAACTGTCAAGCAAATTGTTTGACACACTTGCATTTACATTCCTCATACttgagtgacagaaaaaaaacccaactcttcccAGTATTTTTCTTTTATCAGTCTTTAACCAGTGAAAACAGGGTTCCCAAAGTATACATAGTTCTATTCAGTTGCTAAAAATATAAAAGTGCAATCCTACCTTATTGTCTGGATACTCTTACCATCAGTCATCCATTTGAAGTGTTATACATATCACAAAATAGTGTTACCAACCGTAAAAGTTTTTCACTCAAACTCATTAATGTAACTTCCTCCATCACATTTGATTTGTCTTCAGTGCAAAGAAGTTTACATATTTATAGCTGTTCATAAGAATATTGACTGTTGAATTAGCTGTCAGTTTGTAAGTGTAAACAGTGCACGTTTGCTGGTCAGAATTATGTTCATGAGCTGATGCATCTGCATGGTGCAATGTCATCTTCAGTGCAAAGAGTGGCACATTGTCTTCTGGATCACTCTCTCCACCTCATTAGCCTCTAAAAAATCTTCTTTGCCAATATCTACTTCAGCATCTGATTCtacattttctttcttatcttttagttctttatttgtgtgtgcatccCATTCCATTTCTTGGTACTTCACTGCCATTTATGGCTCACCTGTATGTTTGCACAAAATGGTCAGTGTAATAACCATGTCAGCTGTCCATgttactgtatgtatgtatgtgtgtgtctgtgctaaacttctgattcattttttttctggaaatgctTTGTCAGCATGAAATATGgctgaaaaaacacaaaaaccccagTTCTTttcaaacataataataatttataagGATAATTCTTACCCAGGAAGGGTACAAAAAACTGTAGacaagtaaaagaaaataaatacaaaaaaaaagtccccGCAGTCATTTTATTTAGCACTTTTATGTTACATATTGACACATTGACATTATCTGCTtggtatggaagttacattgaagCATACATCAGCTGTACATTGAGGCAATTTCCAGATGTGACTGGAGTGAATGCTGGAGGGCTAAAggaggtttgtgtggtgtggtgttataggAGGTGTTGGTGTGGACCACCAAGCTGAGAGAGCAGCTGGGTGGTGACGTGAGTGACGACCAACTGAGGGACTTCATCTGGAACACCCTTAAGTCAGGACAGGTAACACAGATACCTCTTGCACATGCTGCATGCATCTCAAGTCCCCTGCTGTTGCCATACACCTTATAAATGCTAGTAGCTTTTCATGCATGTTCCCATTCTGGTGTAACACCCCAGATTGACTCCCTTTTCAGTAGGCCCTCATAAGTGTCCAAAATTGTCCACGGGGGGACATCTCGGTGCCCTAAACTGTTTTCCCAGGGGATCATTTCAGTGGTCTGAATTCCCTCGTCTTGTCTGTTTCTATCCCTGtaacacacaatatgcacaaaaattatctctactctttctcttctctgtctctctctgtctctggtttctCTTTGCCTCATGTGGAAAAGTGTAAATTGACAATACAAATGAACTCATAGTTTTTTCATGTTCCAAATGCGTTTTGCTGAATGGAATATAAATAATGATCAAATTGGATTGATAACATGAAAATTCAGATGCGTCCTCATACTTACACATTTACCATTGCTACCATTACTATATGGTGGTGAAGAATGTATGAGCAGATGCAGAGCAGAAGCTGATGCGGCGAGGACTATGCTTCAGGTTGTGCCAGGCTATGGGCATGCGGTGCTGAGAAAGACAGACCCTCGCTACATGTGCCAGCGTGAGTTTGCTCTGAAGCATCTGCCGAATGACCCCATGTTCCGCCTGGTGTCCCAGCTGTACAAGGTGGTGCCAGACATCCTGATCGATCAGGGCAAGGCCAAGAACCCCTGGCCCAATGTTGACGCTC
The sequence above is a segment of the Babylonia areolata isolate BAREFJ2019XMU chromosome 19, ASM4173473v1, whole genome shotgun sequence genome. Coding sequences within it:
- the LOC143293476 gene encoding citrate synthase, mitochondrial-like, which translates into the protein MSQAAIRTFSKQLLKSNKNLLSGVRLKHAAASSTNLKDALERLIPEKQKEIVEFRKAKGSAKVGEVTVDMMYGGMRGIRALVTETSVLDPDEGIRFRGYSIPECQKLLPKANGGEEPLPEGLFWLLVTGEVPTKEQVDAISKEWNERAALPNHVITMLNNFPSNLHPMSQFSAAITALNSESKFAKAYADGVHKSKYWELVYEDSMDLIAKLPTVAAIIYCNLYREGKVPCPIDTSKDWSWNFTTMLGYEEPDFTELMRLYLTIHSDHEGGNVSAHTCHLVGSALSDPYLSFAAGMNGLAGPLHGLANQEVLVWTTKLREQLGGDVSDDQLRDFIWNTLKSGQVVPGYGHAVLRKTDPRYMCQREFALKHLPNDPMFRLVSQLYKVVPDILIDQGKAKNPWPNVDAHSGVLLQYYNMTEMNYYTVLFGVSRALGCLASLIWDRAFGLPIERPKSFDTPHLRKLVGDK